In Electrophorus electricus isolate fEleEle1 chromosome 1, fEleEle1.pri, whole genome shotgun sequence, a single window of DNA contains:
- the crebbpb gene encoding CREB binding protein b isoform X3 has product MAENLLDIGPPNAKRPKLNSPALSSSDGPDLGSLFDLENDLPDELIPNGDVGLVSMPSNGDGGIGSRMGGMVPDAAAKHKQLSQLLQSASSSNLASGLNSVSPQPNMGGQLGALCKSPMGQASPSHPSQPQKSVGTTSGQGNSSSPGMSLNAGFNQAMLNNNQSHGLMGQNMAQQGQMMNGMMGPVGRGRAAPGMQYQGQTMQGAPVGGGGGPGASVSGSVLAETLTQGAPQMGAHNTINPQQAGNMNKMGLGSSNGPFGQQYVQGTVQQMTAAGVNAQLQNKAALSNSLQTTLKGASSVPNLLHQQVPSVGMLPGQGTPVAGPTADPEKRKLIQQQLVLLLHAHKCQRREQANGEVRPCALPHCRTMKNVLNHMTHCQAGKSCQVAHCASSRQIISHWKNCTRHDCPVCLPLKTASDKRNQQPMLSSPSTGMQAPMGAVGASQPTAPNLNSATHIDPSSMQRAYAALGLPYVNQSVPQTQVLGQPAPQTQQQQQLRSMNTLGTNQMSMGGNGMGVPTGDQTSLHTDSSLPSSLNNQLMSDGSTVGGMGNLPSATAPSMPGMKKAWHEHVTQDLRNHLVHKLVQAIFPTPDPAALKDRRMENLVAYARKVEGDMYESANSRDEYYHLLAEKIYKIQKELEEKRKSRLQKQPPMGVQQPGLPQPNAMGPTQTIRPPNGPVPMSSVPNQMMGRMQVPQGLNQFNPMAMQNVQMSQSPVGSRAASPMNHPAQMNMASVPAQMGMSPSRMLQGQSMMGAHANNMVGQTSNQNQFMNQTQFSASAAGMNVNVTLAQQAGQAAGTQLSQAAGSVDNRVPTPASVAESHSQQTLPDFPPAENKAESGEDEQDFETGKKRPEFKTEDDDVKPLPVKKEEPESSEPKQEPMETEEKKPEIKAEAKEEEDTEPSSTSSTQSAQTRKKIFKPEELRQALMPTLEALYRQDPESLPFRQPVDPMLLGIPDYFDIVKNPIDLSTIKRKLDTGQYQEPWQYVDDIWLMFNNAWLYNRKTSRVYKYCSKLAEVFEQEIDPVMQGLGYCCGRKYEFSPQTLCCYGKQLCTISRDGTYYSYQNRYHFCEKCFNEIQGDSVTLGDDPAQPQTMISKEQFEKKKNDMLDPEPFVECKDCGRKMHQICVLHYDVIWPSGFVCDNCLKKSGKARKENKFSAKRLQTTRLGTYIEDRVNKYLKRQNHPEAGEVFVRVVASSDKTVEVKPGMKSRFVDSREMPDSFPYRTKALFAFEEIDGVDVCFFGMHVQEYGSECPFPNTRRVYISYLDSIHFFKPRMLRTAVYHEILIGYLEYVKKLGYVTGHIWACPPSEGDDYIFHCHPPDQKIPKPKRLQEWYRKMLDKAFAERIIHDYKDIFKQATEDRLMSAYELPYFEGDFWPNVLEESIKELEQEEEERKKEESTASSETVEGAQADSKNAKKKNNKKTNKNKSSVSRANKKKPGMPNVANDLSQKLYATMEKHKEVFFVIHLHAGPVINTLPPIMDPDPLLTCDLMDGRDAFLTLARDKHWEFSSLRRCKWSSMCMLVELHNQGQDRFVYTCNECKHHVETRWHCTVCEDFDLCINCYNSKGHEHPMVKWGLGLDDDNNSQSSEASKSPQESRRLSIQRCIQSLVHACQCRNANCSLPSCQKMKRVVQHTKGCKRKTNGGCPVCKQLIALCCYHAKHCPENKCPVPFCLNIKHKLRQQQLQQRLQQAQMMRRRMALMQGRAMPQPSPNSGAPDTPSTQPPTPQQQQPNTPQTPQPMPSQIQPQPQNMASMPQAFAGSGRVSQPPTPGSQGKPGPQSSPLHQQQSPLPMGTQQPAQPPPPQQQASLAALKVARQIEMAAKAKQQQQQQQQQQQQQQQPPDFRLNMNGMPMNQPRMMVPMPVMGPRGPQPMQGMQSPPWGASMQGPMQNPQAPPPQQVAAQQASLAPQQPQVTQSPQQAQLMQRAMMQQQAPRPMPGVMPQQQVPPQGSQQPPRGVASNIPPGALQELLRTLKSPSSPQQQQQVLNILKSNPHLMAAFIKQRTAKYQASQPQQAQAQPGPQAMLAGQPTMQNMAMQSGPAPRPAMPPQQPQQAPAQGMATMGPQGQLMNAAHNGNQQLYRRQLLRLQQQQQQQQQQQQQQQQGAMPPGQGRFPQPQGAASYSQIRMQQQLAMQSASGPMGQMAGMAQMGQPAMGMDTTQNMIQQRMLQQQQQQQQQQIPQQMLKQQIGSPPPQATSMSPQPHMLPGQQQGTHLPGQSMVNPLGNQVRSPAPVQSPRPPSQQPPHSSPSPRMQPQPSPQHASLHSSSPHPGLGAPMPGAMEQQAHICTPEQSAMLPQLNTPNRRGLTNDLSMVGDTTGDTLEKFVEGL; this is encoded by the exons ATGGCTGAAAACCTATTGGATATCGGACCCCCCAACGCAAAGCGTCCTAAGCTCAATTCACCTGCTCTTTCTTCATCCGATGGTCCAG ACTTGGGGTCCTTATTCGACTTGGAAAATGACCTCCCAGATGAGCTGATACCCAATGGAGATGTGGGGCTGGTGTCCATGCCCTCTAATGGAGATGGTGGAATTGGTAGCAGGATGGGCGGAATGGTCCCAGATGCAGCTGCCAAACACAAGCAGCTCTCCCAGCTCCTTCAGTCAGCCAGCAGCTCCAACCTGGCCAGCGGCCTCAACTCTGTCAGTCCTCAGCCCAACATGGGTGGGCAGCTGGGTGCCCTGTGCAAGAGTCCCATGGGCCAGGCTTCTCCGAGTCACCCATCCCAACCTCAGAAGTCTGTCGGAACCACAAGTGGCCAAGGCAACAGCAGCAGTCCAGGCATGAGCCTCAACGCTGGCTTCAACCAGGCCATGCTAAACAACAACCAGAGCCATGGACTCATGGGCCAGAACATGGCCCAGCAAGGGCAAATGATGAACGGCATGATGGGGCCAGTAGGTCGAGGCAGAGCGGCTCCGGGGATGCAGTACCAGGGCCAGACCATGCAGGGTGCACCggtgggaggtggaggtgggccAGGCGCCAGTGTGTCAGGCAGTGTGCTGGCTGAGACACTCACCCAAGGAGCTCCTCAGATGGGTGCACATAACACCATCAACCCTCAGCAGGCTGGAAACATGAACAAG ATGGGTCTGGGCTCTTCTAATGGCCCTTTTGGGCAGCAGTACGTACAGGGGACAGTGCAGCAGATGACCGCGGCTGGTGTTAATGCACAGCTCCAGAACAAAGCAGCTCTCTCCAACAGCTTACAGACCACTCTAAAGGGTGCTTCCAGTGTGCCAAATCTG CTCCATCAGCAGGTGCCCTCTGTGGGCATGCTCCCCGGCCAGGGCACGCCCGTCGCTGGTCCGACGGCTGACCCAGAGAAGCGCAAGCTgatccagcagcagctggtcCTGCTGCTCCACGCCCACAAGTGCCAGCGGCGCGAGCAGGCCAACGGCGAGGTGCGCCCCTGCGCCCTTCCCCACTGCCGCACCATGAAGAATGTCCTCAATCACATGACTCACTGCCAGGCTGGCAAGTCCTGCCAAG TGGCGCATTGTGCGTCCTCTAGACAGATTATTTCCCACTGGAAGAACTGCACTCGGCACGACTGCCCTGTCTGCCTTCCCCTGAAGACTGCCAGTGATAAGAGAAACCAACAGC CTATGCTGAGTTCCCCCAGCACTGGCATGCAAGCACCCATGGGGGCAGTGGGTGCCAGCCAGCCTACCGCACCCAACCTCAACAGCGCCACCCACATAGACCCCAGCTCTATGCAGAGAGCGTATGCGGCCCTGGGCCTCCCCTACGTGAACCAGTCTGTACCGCAGACACAGGTCTTGGGCCAGCCGGCTCCACAGacccagcagcagcaacagctgaGGTCCATGAACACGCTAG GCACTAACCAGATGAGCATGGGGGGGAACGGTATGGGCGTACCCACTGGCGATCAGACGAGTCTCCACACTGACTCATCCCTCCCCTCATCCCTCAACAA CCAGCTGATGTCAGACGGCTCCACCGTGGGAGGCATGGGGAACCTGCCATCAGCAACGGCGCCCTCTATGCCTGGCATGAAGAAGGCTTGGCATGAGCACGTCACTCAGGACCTGCGCAACCACCTCGTGCACAAACT AGTTCAAGCCATATTCCCCACTCCAGACCCTGCAGCACTGAAGGACAGACGAATGGAGAACTTGGTGGCGTATGCCCGGAAGGTGGAGGGTGACATGTATGAGTCTGCCAACAGCAGG gatgAGTATTACCACTTACTAGCTGAGAAGATCTATAAGATTCAGAAGGAActggaagagaagaggaaatcCAGACTACAGAAACAGCCTCCCATGGGGGTGCAGCAGCCTGGTCTTCCCCAGCCTAATGCCATGGGACCCACACAAACCATTCGGCCACCAA ATGGACCTGTGCCTATGTCCAGTGTGCCAAACCAAATGATGGGCCGTATGCAGGTTCCTCAAG GGTTAAATCAGTTTAATCCCATGGCAATGCAGAACGTGCAGATGTCTCAGTCGCCGGTCGGATCCCGTGCAGCTTCCCCAATGAACCACCCAGCTCAAATGAACATGGCATCTGTTCCTGCG CAGATGGGTATGTCTCCTTCAAGGATGCTGCAAGGCCAAAGCATGATGGGAGCCCATGCAAACAACATGGTGGGCCAGACATCCAACCAGAACCAGTTTATGAACCAGACACAGTTCTCAGCTTCTGCAGCGGgcatgaatgtgaatgtgacccTGGCCCAGCAGGCAGGACAGGCCGCTGGTACACAG CTCTCTCAGGCAGCAGGTAGCGTGGATAATCGGGTCCCCACACCTGCGTCGGTGGCCGAGAGCCACTCCCAACAGACATTGCCAGATTTCCCCCCCGCTGAGAACAAAGCGGAGTCAGGAGAAGACGAGCAGGACTTTGAGACTGGCAAGAAACGACCCGAGTTCAAGACGGAG GATGATGATGTCAAGCCTTTACCTGTGAAgaaggaggagccagagagTTCAGAGCCTAAGCAGGAGCCaatggagacagaggagaagaaacCAGAGATAAAGGCAGAGGCCAAAGAAGAGGAGGACACAGAGCCCTCCAGTACTTCATCCACTCAGTCTGCCCAGACACGCAAGAAAA TCTTTAAGCCTGAAGAGCTGAGACAGGCCCTGATGCCCACGTTGGAGGCTCTGTATAGGCAGGATCCGGAGTCACTGCCCTTCCGCCAGCCCGTGGACCCCATGCTTCTGGGCATTCCG GACTACTTTGATATTGTAAAGAATCCCATTGACTTGTCAACCATCAAGCGAAAGCTGGACACGGGGCAGTACCAGGAGCCGTGGCAGTATGTAGACGACATCTGGCTGATGTTCAACAATGCTTGGCTCTACAACCGCAAGACTTCAAGGGTCTACAAATATTGTTCCAAACTGGCTGAGGTGTTTGAGCAGGAGATTGACCCAGTCATGCAGGGTCTGGGCTATTGCTGTGGGAGAAAG TATGAGTTCTCACCTCAGACTCTGTGCTGCTATGGCAAGCAGCTATGCACCATCTCCAGAGACGGCACATATTACAGCTACCAGAACAG GTATCACTTTTGTGAGAAGTGCTTCAACGAGATCCAGGGTGACAGCGTCACCCTTGGGGATGACCCTGCACAGCCACAGAC TATGATTTCAAAGGAACAgtttgagaaaaagaaaaatgacatgtTGGACCCGGAGCC GTTTGTTGAATGTAAAGACTGCGGGCGTAAGATGCATCAGATCTGTGTGCTGCACTATGATGTCATCTGGCCGTCAGG GTTTGTCTGTGACAATTGTCTTAAGAAGTCGGGGAAAGCAAGAAAGGAGAACAAGTTTTCTGCTAAAA GATTACAGACTACAAGGCTTGGCACGTATATAGAGGACCGTGTGAATAAATACTTGAAGAGGCAGAACCACCCTGAGGCTGGTGAGGTCTTTGTGCGGGTTGTGGCCAGCTCTGACAAGACGGTTGAAGTCAAACCTGGGATGAAATCTAG GTTTGTTGACTCGAGGGAGATGCCAGACAGTTTTCCATACCGAACCAAAGCACTTTTTGCATTTGAAGAGATAGAtggagtggatgtgtgtttCTTTGGCATGCATGTCCAAGAGTATGGCTCTGAGTGCCCCTTCCCCAACACCAG gCGGGTATACATATCATATCTCGACAGTATTCACTTCTTCAAGCCTAGGATGCTCAGAACTGCTGTCTACCATGAAATCCTGATCGGGTATCTGGAGTATGTCAAGAAACTTGG ATATGTGACGGGTCACATCTGGGCCTGCCCCCCAAGTGAAGGAGATGATTACATATTCCACTGTCACCCTCCTGATCAGAAGATCCCCAAGCCCAAGAGACTCCAGGAGTGGTACCGCAAAATGTTGGACAAAGCCTTTGCAGAAAGAATCATTCACGACTACAAG GACATCTTCAAGCAGGCAACAGAGGATCGGCTGATGAGCGCTTATGAGCTGCCGTACTTTGAGGGGGACTTCTGGCCTAACGTGCTGGAGGAGAGCATCaaggagctggagcaggaggaggaggagcggaAGAAAGAGGAAAGCACCGCATCTTCAGAGACAGTGGAG GGGGCCCAAGCTGACAGTAAGAATGCcaaaaagaagaacaacaaGAAGACTAACAAAAACAAGAGCAGTGTGAGTCGAGCTAACAAGAAGAAACCTGGGATGCCGAATGTAGCAAACGACCTGTCACAGAAGCTGTATGCAACGATGGAGAAACACAAGGAG GTCTTCTTTGTGATCCACCTCCACGCCGGCCCGGTGATCAACACCTTACCACCCATCATGGACCCTGACCCCTTGTTGACCTGCGACCTGATGGATGGGCGTGACGCCTTCCTGACGCTGGCACGTGACAAGCACTGGGAGTTCAGCTCGCTGCGCCGCTGCAAATGGAGCAGCATGTGCATGCTGGTGGAGCTCCACAACCAGGGCCAGGACCGCTTCGTCTACACCTGCAACGAGTGCAAGCACCATGTGGAGACACGCTGGCACTGCACCGTCTGTGAG gacttTGACCTATGCATTAACTGCTACAACTCTAAGGGCCATGAGCATCCAATGGTGAAGTGGGGTCTAGGCCTCGACGATGACAACAACAGCCAGAGCAGTGAGGCCTCCAAGAGCCCGCAGGAGAGCCGGCGCCTGAGCATCCAGCGCTGCATCCAGTCACTGGTGCATGCCTGCCAGTGCCGCAATGCTAACTGCTCTCTGCCATCCTGCCAGAAGATGAAGCGGGTGGTGCAGCACACCAAGGGCTGCAAGCGCAAGACCAATGGTGGCTGCCCTGTGTGCAAGCAGCTCATCGCACTGTGCTGCTACCATGCCAAGCACTGCCCCGAGAACAAGTGCCCCGTACCCTTCTGCCTCAACATCAAGCACAAGCTCCGCCAGCAGCAACTGCAACAGCGGCTGCAGCAGGCGCAGATGATGCGGCGACGCATGGCACTGATGCAGGGCCGGGCCATGCCTCAGCCCTCGCCCAACTCAGGAGCCCCTGATACGCCCAGCACCCAGCCTCCAACaccccagcagcagcagcccaaCACGCCGCAGACCCCACAGCCGATGCCCAGCCAGATCCAGCCGCAGCCCCAGAACATGGCCAGCATGCCCCAGGCCTTCGCCGGAAGCGGCCGTGTCAGCCAGCCACCCACCCCGGGCTCGCAAGGCAAGCCGGGCCCGCAGTCCTCCCCGCTACATCAGCAGCAGTCGCCCCTGCCCATGGGGACACAGCAGCCGGCCCAGCCACCACCACCGCAGCAGCAAGCCTCTCTGGCCGCCCTCAAGGTGGCTCGGCAGATAGAGATGGCAGCCAAGgccaagcagcagcagcagcagcagcagcagcagcaacagcagcagcagcagccgccAGACTTTCGGCTCAACATGAACGGCATGCCCATGAACCAGCCGCGCATGATGGTGCCCATGCCGGTGATGGGGCCACGGGGGCCTCAGCCCATGCAGGGCATGCAGTCGCCCCCGTGGGGTGCCAGCATGCAGGGCCCCATGCAGAACCCCCAGGCTCCTCCGCCGCAGCAGGTGGCCGCCCAACAGGCCTCTCTGGCCCCTCAGCAGCCTCAGGTAACACAGTCACCTCAGCAGGCCCAGCTCATGCAGCGGGCCATGATGCAGCAGCAAGCGCCCAGGCCCATGCCGGGCGTCATGCCGCAGCAGCAGGTGCCTCCTCAGGGCTCGCAGCAGCCCCCAAGAGGCGTGGCGAGCAACATCCCACCAGGGGCCCTGCAGGAACTGCTCCGCACGCTCAAGTCACCCAGCTCGccgcagcaacagcagcaggtcCTCAACATCCTCAAGTCCAACCCGCACCTCATGGCCGCCTTCATCAAACAGCGGACAGCCAAGTACCAGGCCAGCCAGCCCCAGCAGGCCCAGGCCCAACCCGGTCCACAGGCCATGCTCGCCGGCCAACCGACCATGCAGAACATGGCCATGCAGTCGGGCCCTGCCCCGAGGCCCGCTATGCCCCCCCAGCAACCTCAGCAAGCTCCTGCACAGGGTATGGCCACCATGGGCCCACAGGGCCAGCTCATGAATGCCGCGCACAATGGCAACCAGCAGCTTTATCGCCGACAGCTTTTGCgtctgcagcagcagcagcagcagcagcagcagcagcagcaacaacagcaacagggAGCTATGCCCCCTGGGCAGGGGCGGTTCCCCCAGCCCCAAGGCGCAGCCAGCTACTCTCAGATCCgcatgcagcagcagctggCGATGCAGAGCGCCAGTGGGCCTATGGGTCAGATGGCAGGCATGGCCCAGATGGGCCAACCGGCCATGGGCATGGACACGACACAGAACATGATCCAGCAACGCATGctccagcagcaacagcagcagcagcaacagcagatCCCTCAGCAAATGCTAAAGCAGCAGATCggctcaccaccaccacaggcCACCTCCATGAGCCCCCAGCCGCACATGCTCCCCGGACAGCAGCAGGGCACACACCTGCCTGGCCAGTCTATGGTCAACCCGCTGGGGAACCAGGTGAGGTCGCCCGCCCCGGTGCAATCCCCCCGGCCTCCGTCCCAGCAGCCCCCACATTCCAGCCCATCCCCACGCATGCAGCCCCAGCCTTCTCCTCAGCATGCCTCCCTGCACTCCAGCTCGCCCCACCCCGGGCTGGGCGCACCCATGCCCGGCGCC